ATTTCTGCCTTTGCCCTACGTGATCGTAAGGGAAATTCTGAAGCGCCATAACGGAGAGTCCTGGGTGTTCGAGGAGAGCCTGATTCCGAACATGGGCGGACGGGGCGAGCTGCTGTTCCAGACGCCGCTGCTGGAGCGGGGCCGTTATTCTTTTGAGAATACGGATATTCTCAGCGAGGATATCTTCGGTCTGATGGAGCACAAAGGAACCTTCAAGGCAGAAGGCCAGTTCCGGGTTATGCCCAGGGCGGTCGTGGTGCCGCGCTGGCAGCTGTATGAGCGCAAGGCGCGCCTGTCCGGGCCGCAGGTATCGCTGCTTCAATCCCGGCGCGAGACCACGCAGATCAACGGTGTCCGTGATTATGTCTATGGCGACCGGCTGACGCGCATTCACTGGAATGCTACGGCGAAGACCGGCGAGTGGAAGTCCAAGGAATTCGAGCATGAATCCGTTCCCAGAACCATTCTGGTGCTGGACGGTACCTCCAGCGGCTATTATAACTCCGCACAATTCGAGCTGGCGGTCTCGATTACCGCTTCCCTACTCGGCTTTGGCATCCGGGAGCGGATCGGCATCGGCCTGTGCTGTCTGGATAAGCATAATAAGGTGTTCAGTCCGGCGGAAGGCAATGCCGAGCGGCAGAAGATGATTCAGTATTTGATTGACATCAACGCAGAAGGCAAGGGGCCGCTGATTAACAGACTGGAGAGTGTCCAGCGGATGTTCCCCAAGGGATCGTATT
This genomic interval from Paenibacillus sp. FSL H8-0332 contains the following:
- a CDS encoding DUF58 domain-containing protein; the protein is MRALLTRAAAAVQLRKFMGVLAIWVITLFYVLFQGGKTSFMLFIMVSVLILYLFIGGLEGVRRARGSRSFYSEQDKPDLLYAGGYLKVKLDVTIPGFLPLPYVIVREILKRHNGESWVFEESLIPNMGGRGELLFQTPLLERGRYSFENTDILSEDIFGLMEHKGTFKAEGQFRVMPRAVVVPRWQLYERKARLSGPQVSLLQSRRETTQINGVRDYVYGDRLTRIHWNATAKTGEWKSKEFEHESVPRTILVLDGTSSGYYNSAQFELAVSITASLLGFGIRERIGIGLCCLDKHNKVFSPAEGNAERQKMIQYLIDINAEGKGPLINRLESVQRMFPKGSYFVLISPQSGRVVLDTLHWAENRGMTPSHIHVLHPSGKYRAGEWQNILHSHGVTGHSISTLQELPAVLGGDSVR